The genomic DNA TGGACCCTGGCTTCTGGGGCTCTGGTTGCCAGACGAGTTAGAGCTGAAATGGGAGTTATCCCTCAGCCGATTAAGTATAAAAAAGGTGTCAATTAGCGAGTACTAGTATCGTTGTACAAATTCTCATGTAGAAGTTTTGGGTGCCTCCCTTGCAGGAGTTGTCTCATCAATTTTGATCACATCCTCCATATCATGCTCTTCCTGGCTTAGTTTCTCTGTCAATTCGGCTAGCTCGCGCTTCGCTTGCTCCTGTGAGGTTGAAGCATTAGACTAGTTCAGGGATTGTGAAATGTTAACTTGCAAATTTAGCCTCAAGCTCAGCCTTGTCGGTTTTCTCGTAGGGCGAAGGTACCGCCTTGACATTAGCTATTGGAACTGTCAGCGCTAGCACTCGACCATATGTGGGCTTAACATCTTACCTGCGGCATTAACAGCAAATATTTCAGCCAGAAGTTCATGGTTTCGTTTAAATCGAGTAACGGCAAGCGCACGAGTTGATACTCGATTTGATTCCTCTGTAATGCAGTTCGGCATGTGAGCTATTGAATTTAGGATGACAATACACCAACCATCGCTATCGTCATCTTGCTTTCTAGCCTGAGGCTGCATGCCTGCATGCCTGCGGCTCGCTGCCAGTGCATCAAgttgctgttgctggttGGCTAACTGGACTATATGGGAAATAAGGGGGTGTCGGATTTAAATTAGAGTAAGAACATACCTGCATTTGGTGCCATCACCCTCTGACCACTCTTTTCACCAACGACATACATGGGAGGCTCATTTATAATTGGAAGAGGATAATTCCGAATGGGTACGTTCATCGTTGGAGGCAAAGCTGTATCAATCATCAAGTTAGCGAAATTATTCTTGTCAATGATGATCTTACGCACGCTTTGCGGGTCCCTTGGTATAGTGAACAAGGACAATACTCGGGTGTCCCCCATGTACGAGCCGATATCGCTTACGAACTCGACCAGCCTCCTTTTCTCCGATACCTGTCACAATGTGATCAGTTGGGTTGGAGGGGGATATAACTAGATAAACTTACCCGGAATAAATCCAAATCTCACTTCCTGTACCTCCAATTCCTGACTAGGCCTGTAAGTCGTCTCATTGTCCAAGTAATGTATGCCATCAATGAGAGGAGTTGGGGCAGATACTTGGAAGTATACACATATGTCTCCCTCTGTCATTCTACTTAGTTAGTATACTATCAATTCAACTCTGAAAAGTGGCTTGAACACGCACCAGATGGTTTGTCAATGAACTGCCAGCTGTAGGTTAGGTTTGCACCGGGTCCTGAACATAGTTGGTGCAGAAACTGGATGGCCTCTTCAAATGTAAGGCTCGGCCTTGCAGCAAAGTGATGCGTACAGCGCAGTATGGAATCGGGCGGTCGAGCGTTCATTGTTGTTTGGTGACGCGCTGTTTGGGGCTCTGGTTATGTAACCGCTATCGGTCACAACAGCTCGGCGTTTGTGAACAGGGTCGCGTTCAACGACCATGGCGGCAGTAGAACCCAATAGCACACCGATGCGTACAGCGAATCGGGCTCGTTTTGAATTAGAGCTCGAATTTGTTCAGGCCCTCGCAAATCCGTTTTATCTTGAGAATCTGGCTAGTGAAGGATTGCTAGAAGATCAAGCATTTATCAATTATTTACAATATCTCCAGTATTGGCGTAAGAGCGAGTATGCGAGGTTCATAGTGTGAGTTCGGCTCTCTTTGGTTCGTTCAGTCCTATAAAATGTTTGGTTTCGGCAGATATCCTCATTGCCTTCACTTTTTGGAATTGTTACAGCATGAACAGTTCAGAAACGAATTAAAGAACCCTTTGACGAGGATGAGATTGGAGCATTATCAATTTGAGCACTGGAGGACATGGTGCGTACCAATCGTTCTGCAATTTGCATATTTAACTCACGCTTTGAACTAGGCGCTCGGGGCCACCCCCACCTGCACCTGTGGATGAACAGCAACCTGTTGACGAAGCAAAGACGCCAGCCCCTACACATCCCCCTACCACTCCCGGGCCGGGCCAGACGTCAGCTACCCCTGGACCTGGCCGAGGCTCTGCGACACCAGGTCCTGGAAGGGGCTCTGCCACTCCTGCGATTTCACGAAGGGGGTCATTGCATCCTGGAGCCTCAGTGCCAATAGCCGGGTTAAATGGAGGTTTTGCGCAGTAAGGATCCGAGTGATTAAGCTAGGTGTGACTCCCTGTACTAGCCCTTTTAGTTTTGTCAAGTGTTTACGTCGTATATATCTGCCTGATACTGTAGGAAACTGGGGTCCATAAAGGCCCTAGAATGCAGTCTGAACACGATTGTACGCTACTGCTAACGCACGACTATGCCAACAATCAAGAGTCGATAAAGGCTTGCCCAAAGCACAGAGACTTAAACGAAAGTTTCTTTACGATCTACTGGGTGGCTACCGAagtgcgtaccaagtatgatCAGAAGCGCAGGCTCGAACCACATATGATAACACACCTTTGTACAAATAAAATTGTAGATTAATAAGTGCCCGGGATCTATCCTTTGCGTCTTTAATGTGATCCTATGCACTATTAACCAATGAAAGCCTTTCCTGGGCGAGTGAGGGTTGAAGAATTTCTGATCTGGTACTTACGTTGTATGCGTTGAACTCTACACTAGTCACCTATGCTTGCAAACTTATCTCTCACATGTATTGTATATCATGACGGTATACGGGCCTCGCACCCGCGCGTTCGGGCCCGGGGCTGAGCTTTTTGGTTGTGATACATAGTCCCGCGAGTGCATTTTTGGATTAGCCACGCATGGAGTTTTAGTTGTTCGAGAAGTTCCGGAAAAGTGCGAATGAAGGCACAAGCGCCCAGTCCACGCTTATCGGTACCGAACTCTGTGCCATGATGCCTAGTTCTTCTGGGCAAGACGTCATGTATGAGACACAACTTGGAGCTGCACACATGTGCCATGGCGTAGTAGTGTAGTGGAGCTCCACAAAAGACCGTATAAAAGTCTATAGAGGCTCTCGTAAATGCTCACCATCCACTTACGTTCTTCTTCCCACCGCCCAGTAGTAACACAGTACAATCAAAATGCCTCTTTTCGGAAAACGCGCTGAGCCTGCTCCACCCACACCTCCACCTGCCACCGCTACAAGCGGCTCCTCCTCTCGTCGCTCGCGCTCCATGTTTGCCCGCCGCCGCTCGAGCTCAAGCATGAGCTCTGTCAATTCCGATACCCAGCCTCGCCGTAGAGGCCTGTTCGGCATGGGCGGCCAACGCAAGTCCGACCCTGTACTTGATAGGCAAGTCTCAATCCAAGCACCTTGATTTAGATGTACATGTCATACTGACTTGTTCTTTCTTTTTCTGAATCTAGGGATCCTAACGTACTGGCTGCGCGCGAGAAGCTATCAGCGGCTGAAAAGGCTGAAAGTGAGGCCGATCGTGCTCTGGAGCTTGCTCGTCGTGCTGTCCTCGAGGCCCGTGAACATTGCAAGCAACTCGAAGCACAGGCTGTTGAAGAGTGAGTTCCCGTAAATTTAAGCTACTTTGCTCGCATAGTCTGACTTGGCCTACTCCAGAGCTCGCCTTGCAAAGGCCAAGCGCACTGAGGCTAAGGGCCTTGGAAAGCAAGCCAGGGGTCTCGGTCGCCACAACTAAATACCTCTTCTTGTTGTCATGAAATCATGAATTCACGATTCCCGTTTCTTTGTTGTACTCGGATGTGTATATTTGTGTAGTAATATATCCTATTCAATCCTGATTGTATTCAGACCCAAAGTATGAAAGTCACGTGAGAACTTCGACCACGTCGCAGATTACCCCGGTCTTGTAACCTGGATTAAACCGTCATCAACAAAGTTGCAGATCCGCATCCACTACGAGACATCCACCTGGTGATTGAACTGCAAGAAATTCAGAGTTATGGCCACCCGTTCTTCTCACAATAAGAATAACGCCGGTGAGTTGCAACTTGCTGCGGCGGAATGATTGATAGCTTATTGTAGATCTTCTGACTAGCTGTAAAGCGAATCTTGCAAGAGGCCAAGGAGCTAATGAATGATCCTTCACATGAATATTCCGCTGGGCCTCTCGAGGTGAGTAATGCATCGTCTGCCCTGGAGACGGATAGCTTAGTCGGATGCGCCATTTCCTCCCAGAACGATATCTTTGTGAGTAGCGACCGACTTGGTAGATAGACACACACTCCTCTAACAATAGTCCAGGAATGGCATGCGACTCTAAGAGGTGCTCCTGACACTGAATTCGAGGGAGGGCTATACCACTGCCGAATACTCTTGCCGGCCGAGTACCCATTTCGGCCGCCTTCAATCATGGTGTTGACTCCCAACGGCAGGTTCGAGTTAAATAAGAAGGCAAGTCAAGTTTAAATGCTCTCCATTGCATGTTAACTTATACCTTGCTTAGATTTGTATTAGTTTCACTAACTGTAAGGATGTATGGCCTATGCATCATCTCGCCGTATTTATCTCGGTAATATCCAGATCATGAAGAGTTGTGGCAACCAGCATGGGGTGTTCGCACAGGTAGGACCTCCACGTTGAATGTGTGCATGATGATTTGTTGATGCTCTATTGCACAGCTATCATTGGACTACAAGGGTTTTTCCCGCACAAAGGCGAGGCGGCGGTGGGTGTGGGAGCATTGGAGTATCCCATTCCGGAACGAAAGCGACTGGCGGCTTTGTGAGTCCCCTGTCCTAAATTGAACAAGATAATGTTTTGACAACTTATCAGATCCGGGACTGGTACTGTCCAGATTGTGAACAGACCTGTCTCCAAATGCTTCCCGATGCACCAGCTTCATCCGATTCTGGTCCATCTTCGGAGAATAAGGAGGACGAGAGTAATAATGAACCTGTCGAGGAAAATGGAACTCAAAACGAACAGGCCGAACAAACTCTGGCACCTCCCGAAATCACAACTACGAATTCATCGAGTACTGAAAGTACGGTTCGACCAACAAACTTAACTCCTACAGTTACTACACCTCAAGTGCCAACTCCCACCGAAGCGCAGCGTCCAGTACCTGCAGCGACGCCTGCTCCAAACCCAGGTTTGAGTGATTTACAGCCAACGCCCACTCGGACTACGGCCCCACGACCGTCACCCAAGCCTCCTCTGCTACTCGATCTCGCTATCGTCTCACTTGTATCCATTTTTATCGCTATCCTTGCTCGTAGAATACTGTAAATATTTTATTAGCTACTGAATATTATTCTCGCGTCGATCTTTACTTGTGCGTTGGTTCGtctcccttggttcccagctACAGAATGGATAAGTATCTTAAAAGAGCAATACACGTGCCATCTCATCATTAACACGCCACAGTCCATGCACCTTGATACAGGTAATAGTCTGCAAGACCAAATGAACCTCAGTAAAGCAATACAAGCAAGTAAGGAATAGTATGGATGCAGGATCCAGGTTCTCATCGGCCTCCCATCATTCGCATGCGGTCTAGATATCAAAATGTTAGGTCTGTGTATGATATCGGAAGAGCAACCACTAACCTGGGTGAACACCCGGAGGACCGGATGGAGGGCCTCCAGGACCTCCAGGGCCATTGGGAGGGAAAGGAGGTGCGCCGTTTGGAGGGAAAGGCGGAGCACCATTAGGCGGGAAAGGTGGAGCACCGTTTGGTGGGAATGGGGGCGCGCCGTTAGGTGGGAAGGGAGGAGCTCCGTTGGGAGGGAAGGGTGGTGCTACGATTAAAATGTTAGCAACCAAGGTTCTTGAAAACAACATATGACATCCAAGAGACTGTACTTACCACCCATAGGTGGTGCTCCAGGCCCTGGTACTATCATCAGCAGGGAAAAGCTCGAGAAATACAATAGAACTTACCTCTCATACCCATAGGAGGAGGTCCTCCGGGGAAACTGCCAGGAGGGAAAGGGGGAAATCCGCCAGGTGGTGGTCCTACATGCCACGTCCTATTGAATCATACATACACATAGAATACTCGTGAATACATACCTCCGAATCCCATAGGTGGGGGGCCGAATCCAGGCCCACCAAAGTTTGGTGGTGGAGGAGCAAACGCATTGGGTCCGAAATTGAAGCCACCACGGGGAGGTCCTCCACCGGATTCGTAGGCCGAAGTAATCTGGTCGATAATATTTTGCGCCTTGTCGTGTCCTAGCGCTGTATGTATCGTGGTGAGTCAGATATCGGTAGTTTTGAGCCAAATTACTTACATGCATAATAATCCTGGACGTTCGCCAGGTGGTTCCTTCCGCTGTTGTGAGCTTTGCGCACTAGATGAATTCTGTTAGAAATTAATCCAAGCAATACATGTATGTATTCCATACCGGATGTAGAGTCATGGGTCAGAAACACATCGCAGTAGTCACAATAGTGTTTTGGCATTTTTACGACGGCGGGGTGTGGTGGTAGGCTCTCGCAAGCGCCCAAACAGAACACCAGCCGATTTCCAATATCTTTTATAATTTGTCCTCTTGTAGCTGATACTCGATTGGATcctaggcctgggttattGGCTACCACAATATGACCATACCCCAACTTGTTGTGGTACACATAGACACTCTCTGGGATAGTGTCTTCGAACTCGGTCGTAACTAGGCTACTCTTTGAGCTGGATGAATAATCCCACTAATATCTTTCTTTGCTGGCCCTCCTCGGTCACTCTCCATCTCTTGCTGTACATCTTCAGTCTGTACTTGGCGCCCATCTTCACCCCAGTCGGGATCTTCTATAATCGCCTAATAACCTTTCATGTAATGTTGAAGAGCCACATATGGTCATGAACTCGTCTGCCACCTTGACCTTAAGGGTATGAGCGATCCCTAGACACATAACCAGGGGTTATTGATACTTCCGCCGTATGTTTGCCATCCCATTCACCCGTTTCATTTCATGCGAGATCACAATACGTTATTAAACACTTAGTACATCCGGAGATTCGCTGCACAAAAGATTACGAGTCATGCCAAATCCAACCATTGTCCACCATAAGTAAAGCGGATAATCGCTAAACATGAATTGTCTTTGGTTATTTACATAGCTAGAATATTCATTCCCGTCAATGGCCTTTTGACATAGCATACAACGCATCTCTGTCTCCACTTTCATCAACAAGCGACTTGAACGCTCCTGACTCCTTCTGCAGCAGCGCCGCTGGAGAGTCAAACTCGATGATCTTCCCAGCTTCCAGCACCATGATCTATCACACACAGCTTTCTTAATATCACCTCTCCCAGACATACAACATTCGACACCTACCTTGTCAGCGTCGCAGATCGTTTGCAGTCGGTGTGCAACAATGATCAGTGTCCGGTCCTTCAGCTCTGTCCGAATCGACTTCTGGATTGCCGTATCCGTGTTGTAGTCTATACCAGCCCACATTAACACCATCCCTCTGACATCACTCACTCTTGCATCCACTCACCGATTGCCGCAGTGGCTTCGTCCAGTATCAGCACCTTGCTCCTCCTCACGATCGCACGTGCAAGCGCAAGTATCTGCCTCTGTCCCAGCGAGAAGTTCCCTCCTCCTGCGCTCACTCCCGACTCCAGCCCGATGTACCCTTCGTCGTCCTCCGACTGCAACGTGTCCAGCCCAGCAGACCGCAGCGCAGCGTTCAGCACCGCGTCGCCGTACTCGTCGAACGGATCGAGGTTCTGCCTGACCGTGCCGCTCATCAGCTCTGGCTGCTGAGGGATGATCGTGATGCTCGAGCGCAGTGCGTCCAGGTTCACGCCGTGTGTCGGGATCCCGCTGCACAGACATCAGCATACACTCGCTAGCAGACGCAAGACCGAACAGCGCTCACTCGTAGTACACGTTGCCTTCGATAGGGATCATCCGTAGAAGCGACAGGGTCAGGGAGCTCTTGCCGCTGCCTGTCCTGCCTACGACACCGACACGCTCGCCAGACTTGATCTCGAATGACAGGCCGTGGAGGACTGCAGGACCGTCCTTGGAGTAGCGTGCTGTGAGGTTCTCGGCGACGATGTGACCGGATGCAGGCCAGTATGCGGGAGGAGCCTTCTCTGGGACTGACTCGGGCTCCTGCTCGACACTGACGTAGTCTTGTACGCGTTCGAGACTGTTTCCTTGAACCTCAAACTCGTTGAGGATGCGAACCCACTATTCGAAGGTAAGGGGGCGAATATGTAGCTACGGATGGTTGCTTACCCAGATAATACCTCCAGAGAAAGCGACCGCCATACTGAGGGAGAAACCAGTATCACTAGCATCGACAGACACCTGGTAGTATACTAGATATGTAGCCAGTGCCGAAGCAAAGAGTCCACCGAGTGCATCTGTTCGAATACAAACCCAGCGCTATTCCGATTACGTTTATTCTTAACGTTCGTAATCCTCTATAGTCTAATTCAACTTACGTTCAAGCTGTAGAACGCCCTGCCTGATCTCGTGTACTTGTCTACTCTCTTCAGCGCTTCGGTCTTAAACAGGTCCTCAACTCCGTATGCACGAATCGAGGTAATACCTTGCAAGGCAGCTCCAAAGTGGCTGAACAAGGGCGAGCGAGCGTTAGACATCTCACGCTTGACGGACATTTGAGCAGTCATATAAACTTGGCCAAGCCAAAGACCAATGGCAAAAACCGCTGCTCCAGGGAGGGTGAAAACCGGACTATGGGCGATACAAGTAAGCGGATGCGTTGGGTAGGAGAGTAGCGACTAACGCAAACACAATGACTCCAATGAGACGTGCAAGCTCTTCAACTGTCAGTTCCGCTAGGTTCCGGCATTCGTTAGGAAGGGACGCATCAATACAACTAAGGTCGAATGATATTAGAAATCCTACTTTTTGTCAAGGCAAATTGCTCACCGGATGTCTTGCGTGAACCTAGCAATAATACGTCCGACAGGTGTTGAATCAAGCCAACGCAAAGGTGCGCCAAGTACGGCCTTGATCAACCGATCATGTATGCGTCGCGAGGCCCGTGCAGAGCCCAAGACATGGATGACCAATGCGGCGGTGAAAAATCCAATGCCAGTTACACAGATAAAACCATAAATGCCAAGGTagctggtcatggggtaggTAAGAACATATTTACAACACAACTATGAGAACGACCTACAACGGCACGTTGACGTATTCCGAGTATCCTTGGTCTACTTTGTAAGCTCGAGCCCAGATACTGATAAAATCAATAAGTCATAGTCAATGCGCTTATTCCATTAGGCCTACCCAAGCCAGTATGTTTGTCCTAAGATCGCGGCGTTCGCGAGGATGAGGCCGAGGAAATAAGCGACCCAGAACCAAAATCCACCAAGCACGGTTAAGAAAAACTTCAAGGCAGGCCATCCGATATGGCCTTCCGCAACTTCTTCTGCCACCATCAGCTTCCCATCTCCTTTCTTTGCGTTTGCTTCGCTCTTATCCACAGCATTGCTCTCGTCCACTACTTCTTCACCTTTCCTTTCCAGCTCTTCGTCCTTCTCCGCCTCCGCCTTCAGCTTCGGGTTCAGCCGCAATGCCTCGTCAATGCTGCCTTGGCTGACAATCCTCCCGTCCGATCCAAGCGACACCACAAAGTGTGCAACCTCGCTCACCATCGCCACGTTGTGTGTCTTACTGCATGTCAGTCGCTGCCCGTGCTTGTCTCATCTGCCTCAGCTTACCACTATGATCATCGTCCTTCCTGCCACAAGCTCCCCTCGGAAGCAGTGGTCCACGACCCACCGCGACGTGTGCACATCCAGCACAGAGAGCACGTCGTCGAGTATGATGATGTCCGCCTTCGAGTAGATCGCACGCGCAAGCGACACTCGAGCCTTCTGACCTCCGCTCAGTGTCATGCCCTTTTCACCGACTGATCGAGTATCAGATGCTTGCATCCTACCGACAGACATCGTCAGCACACACCTTCTGTCTGGTCGCCTGCCTCGAACAGCGTCAGGTCCCTCTCCAGCGCACACTGCGATATCACTACGCCCATGCATATACTCAGAATGCTAGCGTTGTCATAAGAACACTGAGCTGTACGCACCCTTCTTGTATCGCTCTTCGTCGTACTCGGCTCCAAGCAGAATGTTGTCCTAGCACCAGCAGTCAGATACTGGGTCGTGACTTATCAGTAGCTCACTCACTCGTATGGACTCGTTTTGGACCCAGGCTTCCTGGGCAGCATATGCGATGCCTCCTTGTCTCGGCAGAGAGAACCACGAGTCTGGTGCACTAGGCACAAAGTGCATCTCTCTGGATACGAGAATGAGTGTGTATGCTAACAGATCATGACTACGCAGTGTACTTACCCCAACAGCGCCATGAGCAAGCTGGTCTTTCCGCATCCTGTCGGGCCGACGACCATGTTGATCTTGCCGCGGTGGAACAGCAGCTCTTGATCGATGTGGAGCCTGAAGTTGCGTCTGGAAGGAGTGGGGGTGGCAGGAGCTTGGCGGGACCATGCAAAAGTTGCATTGCGGAAGCCAATGGCATCTGGTGGAGGGGGGCTAGGGTCGATGATGGCGGGGGTGTgcttgtgagtatatgcgtcaagCAGCTCGGTCTATGAGGCACGGAATTTGATCAGATCAGAGCTACAAAACACTAAATAGAGCCTTGGTACCTGGTGCAGGAACTCGTCGATGCGGTCGATAGACACTTTTGCTTGAACTGCCGCTGGGATCTGCCAAGCTAGCATGTGTAATTGGCTACGCAAGACATCAAAGACACCAATAGAGGAGAACACTATTGATGCAGTGAGTTCTTGTTTAAACCACAAGGTGTGGGAAGCAAATGTGAGTGCCATGACAAGCAGTGGAAGTATGAAGCTAATCCATGATTATGGTGGTCATAAGTAGGGTTCACGGCTTATGGCTAATCCAGACGTACTTCGTATTCGCCCCGACTTGCCCAATCCACTGCTTCCTCTTATAATATTCTAGTTCCACTACACGTTTCTCTGCCACCTTCGCCACAACCTTTTTCTCCCATCCAAAAAGCTTCACCATACGTATCACGTTGAGAGCTGCAGCGGATGATTATAGCGTAATAGCGCCAAATGAAGTATGAACGTACTCTCTGAGATTATTTGTACGCGTTCGTCGGTCTTCTTCATTTGTTTCTTTTCCACATCGTTTACCAATTGCGCGAGCTTTCCAGGGATGGGGAATGATAAGACCATAAAACACATTCCAATTATAGCACTAGTAAAACTCATGAGTACTGTGTTCCTCATGATGCAAGCGACAAATTAAGTAACACAAACCTCCATCCCAGAATATTGTATAAGAAGACAACGCTGATGATAAACTGCGCAGGTGCGTATACCAGAACGAACAGGAAATAGCTACCCCCAGTCACATTCTCTAAGTCCTACTCATAAATGATAAGTGTTTGTCTCAACCCATATAGAACATGGCTCACAGTAGACATCAGGTTGTTGATCCTTCCGATCAAATTCAGGCTATCATTTCCTTTATTTTCGATCTCCCCTTCAGTCCCCTCTTTTATCCTCACCTTGGCCGAACTCGTACTACCGATCAATGTCTGAGTATTGCTTGCGTCCATTACATTATTGGTACCGTCCGGCTCCCCACTATCACTCCCTGTGGTAACTATAGGATCCTCTTCGTCAACGGTCAAGCCAGCTGTGAGAATTTCGGGCTCGGACGTTTTCCCACTCGGCTCGTCTGCTGCTTGAGCGTTCATACGGATGCGAAGGGTGTGTTCAAAAATGAGCTGGGTTATCATCCCTGTGGCACGAACAACCGAGTTCATCTAAGGACTTTGATGAACAAGTTGTTCCGGTAGTCAACAATGAACGGACGTACCTTCAAAAAGATATACCATTGCCATGCTATGGAACCGAAGATGGGACCGATGAGTAACCACAATATCCAGAACCAAGG from Rhizoctonia solani chromosome 16, complete sequence includes the following:
- a CDS encoding U1 small nuclear ribonucleoprotein C codes for the protein MPKHYCDYCDVFLTHDSTSVRKAHNSGRNHLANVQDYYASLGHDKAQNIIDQITSAYESGGGPPRGGFNFGPNAFAPPPPNFGGPGFGPPPMGFGGPPPGGFPPFPPGSFPGGPPPMGMRGPGAPPMGAPPFPPNGAPPFPPNGAPPFPPNGAPPFPPNGAPPFPPNGAPPFPPNGPGGPGGPPSGPPGVHPDRMRMMGGR
- a CDS encoding ABC transporter transmembrane region — encoded protein: MDQVLLWETVLMVSQPTPIWKHNLLIPIACAVLSIVLLLLHGFLSAISAKYLIAKLCGRETEGRTISVDSAPQQLVVQQHTGFFPDLYSRIRSHGGTVVFVWKVLRLMACLTLTGLTTGAIVLINEGHNTIGTKQYKPVDDPHLNSDMDILKKAQGSEHQKYTKRERWFSTAEWIEISLCMFYTYTTLLAILALTLAPRSRAAVNTHLVVLLLIAFAVYIWRDLVPFATYDLDPVDAVGGWLTWARIGVLGFASVVVPLFIPRIYVPIDPNNPSKNPNPEQTASLISLLLYSFLDPLLWTAYRAPKLEYEQLPPLADYDRASHLKERSFSKLDPLKQTKPRYFFWGLMAVFWKEYVVMAITLIIKAMMDFAGPIGIKYILRYLETPSDPGYLRPWFWILWLLIGPIFGSIAWQWYIFLKMNSVVRATGMITQLIFEHTLRIRMNAQAADEPSGKTSEPEILTAGLTVDEEDPIVTTGSDSGEPDGTNNVMDASNTQTLIGSTSSAKVRIKEGTEGEIENKGNDSLNLIGRINNLMSTDLENVTGGSYFLFVLVYAPAQFIISVVFLYNILGWSAIIGMCFMVLSFPIPGKLAQLVNDVEKKQMKKTDERVQIISETLNVIRMVKLFGWEKKVVAKVAEKRVVELEYYKRKQWIGQVGANTNFILPLLVMALTFASHTLWFKQELTASIVFSSIGVFDVLRSQLHMLAWQIPAAVQAKVSIDRIDEFLHQTELLDAYTHKHTPAIIDPSPPPPDAIGFRNATFAWSRQAPATPTPSRRNFRLHIDQELLFHRGKINMVVGPTGCGKTSLLMALLGEMHFVPSAPDSWFSLPRQGGIAYAAQEAWVQNESIRDNILLGAEYDEERYKKVISQCALERDLTLFEAGDQTEVGEKGMTLSGGQKARVSLARAIYSKADIIILDDVLSVLDVHTSRWVVDHCFRGELVAGRTMIIVTHNVAMVSEVAHFVVSLGSDGRIVSQGSIDEALRLNPKLKAEAEKDEELERKGEEVVDESNAVDKSEANAKKGDGKLMVAEEVAEGHIGWPALKFFLTVLGGFWFWVAYFLGLILANAAILGQTYWLGIWARAYKVDQGYSEYVNVPFYLGIYGFICVTGIGFFTAALVIHVLGSARASRRIHDRLIKAVLGAPLRWLDSTPVGRIIARFTQDIRCIDASLPNECRNLAELTVEELARLIGVIVFAPVFTLPGAAVFAIGLWLGQVYMTAQMSVKREMSNARSPLFSHFGAALQGITSIRAYGVEDLFKTEALKRVDKYTRSGRAFYSLNRWVCIRTDALGGLFASALATYLVYYQVSVDASDTGFSLSMAVAFSGGIIWWVRILNEFEVQGNSLERVQDYVSVEQEPESVPEKAPPAYWPASGHIVAENLTARYSKDGPAVLHGLSFEIKSGERVGVVGRTGSGKSSLTLSLLRMIPIEGNVYYDGIPTHGVNLDALRSSITIIPQQPELMSGTVRQNLDPFDEYGDAVLNAALRSAGLDTLQSEDDEGYIGLESGVSAGGGNFSLGQRQILALARAIVRRSKVLILDEATAAIDYNTDTAIQKSIRTELKDRTLIIVAHRLQTICDADKIMVLEAGKIIEFDSPAALLQKESGAFKSLVDESGDRDALYAMSKGH
- a CDS encoding SWI/SNF complex protein, which gives rise to MNARPPDSILRCTHHFAARPSLTFEEAIQFLHQLCSGPGANLTYSWQFIDKPSEGDICVYFQVSAPTPLIDGIHYLDNETTYRPSQELEVQEVRFGFIPGIGEKEAGRVRKRYRLVHGGHPSIVLVHYTKGPAKPLPPTMNVPIRNYPLPIINEPPMYVVGEKSGQRVMAPNAVQLANQQQQLDALAASRRHAGMQPQARKQDDDSDEESNRVSTRALAVTRFKRNHELLAEIFAVNAAANVKASNASTSQEQAKRELAELTEKLSQEEHDMEDVIKIDETTPAREAPKTST
- a CDS encoding mediator of RNA polymerase II transcription subunit: MAAVEPNSTPMRTANRARFELELEFVQALANPFYLENLASEGLLEDQAFINYLQYLQYWRKSEYARFIVYPHCLHFLELLQHEQFRNELKNPLTRMRLEHYQFEHWRTWRSGPPPPAPVDEQQPVDEAKTPAPTHPPTTPGPGQTSATPGPGRGSATPGPGRGSATPAISRRGSLHPGASVPIAGLNGGFAQ
- a CDS encoding ubiquitin-conjugating enzyme, which encodes MATRSSHNKNNAAVKRILQEAKELMNDPSHEYSAGPLEVSNASSALETDSLVGCAISSQNDIFEWHATLRGAPDTEFEGGLYHCRILLPAEYPFRPPSIMVLTPNGSFTNYHEELWQPAWGVRTAIIGLQGFFPHKGEAAVGVGALEYPIPERKRLAALSGTASSDSGPSSENKEDESNNEPVEENGTQNEQAEQTLAPPEITTTNSSSTESTVRPTNLTPTVTTPQVPTPTEAQRPVPAATPAPNPGLSDLQPTPTRTTAPRPSPKPPLLLDLAIVSLVSIFIAILARRIL